In Oscillatoria acuminata PCC 6304, a single window of DNA contains:
- the alr gene encoding alanine racemase produces MLSWEESQSISSMRCDRAWVEVDVGAIAQNVREIRRLLSPKTDLMAVIKADAYGHGAVTVAQTVLQAGAKWLGVATIPEGIELREAGITAPVQVLGATYTPDQLRAMVRWRLEPTLCTPKQAFVFSETLSDHSYSVPVHVKIDTGMSRLGAPWQEAAEFVKLVDRLPHLELSSIYSHLATADSEDPTVMQLQHQRFQVAIRQVQETGIALPRLHFANSAATLSDRLLHYDMVRVGLGIYGLYPAPHLRSRLTLQPALQVKARVTHIKAIAAGTGVSYGHRYIADCDMKIAAIGIGYADGVPRNLSNQMQVLIRGKQVRQIGSITMDQMMLDVSNIPDLELGEVVTLLGQDGNYSITADDWADKLGTISWEILCGFKHRLPRIAVGQSLECWEQATTS; encoded by the coding sequence ATGCTGAGTTGGGAGGAAAGTCAGAGTATTTCATCCATGCGATGCGATCGCGCCTGGGTGGAAGTGGATGTGGGGGCGATCGCCCAGAATGTCCGCGAAATCCGGCGTCTGTTATCCCCAAAAACCGACCTCATGGCGGTGATTAAAGCCGATGCCTATGGACATGGGGCCGTTACCGTTGCCCAAACGGTATTACAGGCAGGGGCAAAATGGTTGGGAGTCGCCACCATTCCCGAAGGCATCGAACTCCGGGAAGCGGGAATTACCGCCCCAGTGCAAGTTTTAGGGGCAACCTACACCCCGGACCAATTGCGGGCAATGGTGCGTTGGCGCTTGGAACCCACCCTTTGCACCCCGAAACAAGCGTTTGTATTTTCAGAAACCCTGAGTGACCATTCGTATTCCGTGCCGGTTCATGTGAAAATTGATACTGGGATGTCACGGTTGGGCGCACCGTGGCAAGAGGCGGCAGAGTTTGTGAAGTTAGTCGATCGCCTGCCTCATTTGGAATTGTCGAGCATTTATTCCCATTTAGCCACAGCGGATAGTGAAGACCCCACGGTGATGCAACTGCAACATCAGCGGTTCCAGGTGGCAATTCGGCAAGTTCAGGAAACGGGAATCGCTTTACCGCGTTTGCACTTTGCCAATTCTGCGGCAACCTTAAGCGATCGCCTGTTGCATTACGATATGGTGCGGGTGGGATTAGGGATATATGGATTATATCCTGCCCCCCATTTGCGATCGCGCCTGACATTACAACCGGCACTACAAGTTAAGGCTAGGGTAACTCATATTAAGGCGATCGCGGCAGGAACCGGCGTCAGTTACGGCCATCGCTATATCGCCGACTGCGACATGAAAATTGCGGCGATCGGGATTGGCTATGCCGATGGCGTACCCCGCAACCTCTCCAACCAAATGCAAGTCCTCATCCGGGGAAAGCAAGTGAGACAGATTGGGTCAATTACAATGGATCAGATGATGTTAGATGTGAGCAATATCCCCGATTTGGAACTCGGAGAGGTCGTCACCTTACTCGGACAAGATGGCAACTATTCAATCACCGCCGATGATTGGGCGGATAAATTAGGAACCATTTCCTGGGAAATCCTGTGCGGATTCAAACATCGCTTACCCCGCATCGCCGTCGGTCAATCCTTAGAATGTTGGGAACAAGCCACCACGTCCTAA